A window of the Tunturibacter empetritectus genome harbors these coding sequences:
- a CDS encoding CDP-alcohol phosphatidyltransferase family protein, with protein MPFLSQFRAAPNLLTLMRLFIIPFLLIEILDGHYGVSFALFMLAGISDALDGLLARWLSQKTTLGLYLDPIADKLLLSSLFVVLTHVGLIPLYVTVLVFSRDVGILLIATLLFATGTLRDFRPSALGKLNTFVQIVALIVVICQKLFLSPQLATLRDILVRAIAVLAPLSAAQYAWIVLRRMSTPPPEQTVV; from the coding sequence GTGCCCTTTCTGAGCCAATTTCGCGCCGCGCCGAACCTGCTTACGCTTATGCGGCTCTTTATTATCCCCTTCCTTTTGATTGAGATTCTGGACGGGCACTACGGGGTGTCGTTTGCCTTGTTCATGCTGGCTGGCATCAGCGATGCGCTCGATGGATTGCTGGCTCGATGGCTGAGCCAGAAGACTACGCTGGGACTATATCTGGACCCAATTGCGGACAAATTGCTGCTGAGTTCGCTGTTTGTGGTGCTGACGCATGTTGGGCTGATTCCGCTGTACGTTACGGTTCTGGTCTTCAGCCGCGATGTTGGGATTTTGTTGATCGCTACGCTGCTGTTTGCGACGGGAACGCTACGGGACTTTCGGCCGAGCGCGTTGGGAAAGCTGAACACGTTTGTGCAGATCGTCGCTTTGATTGTGGTGATCTGTCAGAAGCTGTTTCTGTCCCCGCAGCTTGCGACGCTGCGGGATATTCTGGTGCGCGCGATCGCAGTGCTGGCTCCGCTGTCTGCTGCCCAGTATGCATGGATTGTGCTTCGCAGGATGAGCACTCCACCACCGGAGCAGACGGTCGTCTAG
- a CDS encoding VOC family protein yields the protein MNTSISSTHSTIIPSLRYRDALAAIEWLVTAFGFKKQAVFVGPDKKTVQHAQLTFGNGMIMLGSVDNGGEAGKFMVQPDEIGFRETQGAYLVVPNADTIYATAKAAGAEMIIDIRDMDYGGRHFSCRDLEGHTWGIGTYDPWAEPELKPKP from the coding sequence ATGAACACTTCAATCAGCAGCACACACTCCACCATCATCCCCAGCCTCCGCTACCGCGACGCCCTCGCCGCCATCGAATGGCTCGTCACCGCCTTTGGCTTCAAGAAACAAGCCGTCTTTGTCGGCCCGGACAAAAAAACCGTCCAGCACGCCCAACTCACCTTCGGCAACGGCATGATCATGCTCGGCTCCGTCGACAACGGCGGCGAAGCTGGCAAATTCATGGTCCAGCCCGACGAGATCGGCTTCCGCGAAACGCAGGGCGCGTACCTCGTAGTCCCCAACGCCGACACCATCTACGCCACCGCAAAAGCCGCCGGTGCCGAGATGATCATCGACATCCGCGACATGGACTACGGCGGCCGCCACTTCTCCTGTCGCGACCTCGAAGGTCACACGTGGGGCATCGGCACCTACGATCCCTGGGCCGAACCAGAGCTCAAACCAAAGCCCTAG
- a CDS encoding helix-turn-helix domain-containing protein → MLYLEHIPHPVLAPFVKALWYVRDPRATHRHERVLPTGRAQIVLSLARDHLTDANNFANPLNHSPAGIFLGIYSRYQQIDAIDFTELIGVVFHPGGTAAFFPDNAHVFTNSETALSDLWGRAADNLRNELREAPTPKQKFALLEFALLTRLSLSRQQRRDPILHYALTHLDASPGTTTIAELTRTTGLSPRRLSERFNQHIGISPKLYCRIQRFQQAIQQMHRGADIPWAELALACGYYDQSHFANDFRAFSGLSATDYSTTNRIWANHIPLD, encoded by the coding sequence ATGCTTTACCTGGAGCACATTCCCCATCCCGTCCTCGCACCCTTCGTGAAAGCCCTCTGGTACGTTCGCGACCCCCGCGCCACCCACCGGCACGAGCGCGTCCTCCCCACCGGCCGAGCCCAGATCGTCCTCTCCCTCGCCCGCGACCATCTCACCGACGCCAACAACTTCGCCAATCCCCTCAATCACTCGCCCGCCGGCATCTTCCTCGGCATCTACTCCCGCTACCAGCAGATCGACGCCATCGACTTCACCGAACTCATCGGCGTCGTCTTCCACCCCGGCGGCACCGCTGCCTTCTTCCCCGACAACGCCCACGTCTTCACCAACAGCGAAACCGCACTCAGCGATCTCTGGGGCCGCGCCGCCGACAACCTCCGCAACGAGCTCCGCGAGGCTCCCACCCCCAAACAAAAGTTCGCCCTCCTCGAATTCGCCCTTCTCACTCGCCTCTCCCTCAGCAGACAACAACGTCGCGACCCCATCCTCCACTACGCCCTGACCCACCTCGACGCCTCGCCCGGCACCACCACCATCGCCGAGCTCACCCGCACCACCGGCCTCAGCCCCCGCCGTCTCTCCGAGCGCTTCAACCAACACATCGGCATCTCTCCAAAACTCTACTGCCGCATCCAGCGCTTCCAGCAAGCCATCCAGCAGATGCATCGCGGCGCCGACATCCCCTGGGCCGAGCTCGCCCTCGCCTGCGGCTACTACGACCAGTCCCACTTCGCCAACGACTTCCGCGCCTTCTCCGGCCTCAGCGCCACCGACTATTCCACCACCAACCGCATCTGGGCCAACCACATCCCCCTCGATTAG
- a CDS encoding tyrosine-type recombinase/integrase — protein sequence MKRKQGPDCWIFRWRETDASGKRVRRKVVLGTVEKYPTESSAIRAAESLRITINEEQPRFPQQPVSVAALITHFKQHELGAMQEDDEGRAYSTRIVYKDFLRLYVEPKWGDAGLREVRAVAVEKWLRTLPIAKGTKSKVRNIMSVLFNHAIRHEFLPQNSNPISMVRQSAKRKSIPDILDVAELVALFEELSRRERVMVLLDALTGLRRGELMALKWKDANLEELELAVTRSIYRQVVGPCKTEASMKPVPLDPWIAEELLTWRRASPYNQPEDWIFASTRKKGKQPYSPDAILKRCIRPAATRAKITKRIGWHTFRRTFSTLLKANGEDVKVIQELLRHASAKITLDVYAQAVTPDKRRAQSKVAEMLRAGRGMAEKCLLDPSGPSAISKEVVSD from the coding sequence ATGAAGAGGAAGCAGGGCCCGGACTGCTGGATCTTCCGCTGGCGTGAGACCGATGCCAGCGGAAAACGGGTTCGCCGCAAGGTGGTTCTCGGAACGGTCGAGAAGTATCCCACCGAATCGAGCGCCATAAGGGCTGCCGAATCTTTACGCATCACCATCAACGAAGAGCAGCCCCGGTTCCCTCAGCAGCCGGTCTCGGTCGCCGCTCTCATCACACACTTCAAGCAGCATGAACTGGGTGCTATGCAGGAAGACGACGAAGGCCGGGCATACTCAACGCGGATCGTCTACAAAGACTTTCTTCGATTGTATGTCGAGCCCAAGTGGGGCGACGCAGGGCTGCGTGAGGTGCGGGCAGTAGCTGTCGAGAAGTGGCTTCGCACCCTGCCCATTGCAAAGGGAACCAAGTCGAAGGTCCGCAACATTATGAGCGTTCTGTTTAATCACGCGATCCGGCACGAGTTCCTTCCACAGAACTCAAACCCCATCTCGATGGTGCGGCAGAGTGCGAAGCGGAAGTCCATTCCGGACATCCTCGATGTGGCAGAACTGGTCGCTTTATTCGAGGAGCTTTCACGCCGGGAACGGGTGATGGTGTTGCTCGACGCGCTGACCGGTCTTCGCCGCGGCGAGCTGATGGCTCTGAAGTGGAAGGATGCCAACCTCGAGGAACTGGAACTTGCTGTCACGCGGTCGATCTACCGGCAGGTAGTGGGACCGTGCAAGACGGAGGCCTCGATGAAGCCGGTTCCTCTTGATCCTTGGATCGCCGAGGAGCTGCTGACTTGGAGACGCGCTTCTCCCTACAACCAGCCGGAGGACTGGATCTTCGCCAGCACGCGGAAGAAGGGGAAGCAGCCTTATAGCCCTGATGCCATCCTCAAACGATGCATCCGCCCCGCAGCGACGCGGGCAAAGATCACGAAGCGAATTGGCTGGCACACCTTCCGGCGGACCTTCTCGACTTTGCTGAAGGCCAACGGCGAAGACGTCAAGGTGATACAGGAACTATTGCGGCACGCGAGCGCGAAGATCACGCTCGATGTGTACGCGCAGGCTGTCACACCGGACAAGCGGCGGGCGCAGTCGAAGGTGGCGGAGATGCTGCGGGCGGGAAGGGGAATGGCGGAGAAATGCTTATTGGACCCTTCTGGACCCTCGGCTATTTCTAAGGAGGTTGTAAGTGATTGA
- a CDS encoding IscS subfamily cysteine desulfurase gives MSNEMSNSGVVISESSEPLPAGVTLPIYMDNHATTPMDPRVLDAMLPYFGKVFGNAASRNHMFGWEAEQAVEKAREQIAKLIGATAKEIIFTSGATESNNLALKGIAEMYRERGNHIITQVTEHKAVLDTCKKLEKQGYRVTYLPVQADGLIDLEDLKRAIDDKTILVSIMYANNEIGVIQPIAEIGKLCHEKGVIFHTDAVQAVGKIPVDVQKDNIDVLSLSGHKVYGPKGVGALYVRRRNPRVQISEQINGGGHERGMRSGTLNVPGIVGLGAACEIAGQEMEAEAKREQELRDYMKAKFEKALDYVHVNGNMAHHLPGNLNMSFVYVEGESLLMGINDIAVSSGSACTSATLEPSYVLKALGLGDDVAHSSIRFGLGRFNTKAEVDYVSDKVIDVVSKLRELSPLYEMVKEGIDLTKIEWAAH, from the coding sequence ATGAGCAACGAGATGAGCAATAGCGGCGTAGTGATCAGCGAGTCCTCTGAACCACTGCCGGCTGGCGTAACGCTGCCGATTTATATGGACAATCACGCGACGACACCGATGGACCCGCGGGTCCTGGATGCGATGTTGCCTTATTTCGGCAAGGTGTTTGGCAATGCAGCGAGCCGCAATCATATGTTTGGCTGGGAGGCCGAGCAGGCGGTGGAGAAGGCGCGGGAACAGATAGCCAAGTTGATTGGCGCGACCGCTAAGGAGATTATCTTCACCAGCGGTGCGACCGAGTCGAACAATCTCGCGCTGAAGGGAATCGCCGAGATGTATCGCGAGCGCGGCAACCACATCATCACGCAGGTGACCGAGCACAAGGCAGTTCTGGATACGTGCAAGAAGCTCGAAAAGCAGGGCTATCGCGTGACTTATCTGCCTGTGCAGGCGGATGGGTTGATTGATCTTGAGGATCTGAAGCGTGCGATCGACGATAAGACGATCCTGGTTTCGATCATGTATGCCAACAATGAGATTGGGGTGATTCAGCCCATCGCCGAGATCGGCAAGCTGTGTCATGAGAAGGGTGTGATCTTTCACACCGATGCGGTGCAGGCTGTGGGTAAGATTCCGGTGGATGTGCAGAAGGACAACATCGATGTGCTCTCACTCTCGGGGCATAAGGTCTACGGGCCGAAGGGTGTGGGGGCGCTGTACGTTCGTCGCCGTAATCCGCGAGTGCAGATCTCGGAGCAGATCAACGGCGGTGGTCATGAGCGCGGGATGCGGTCGGGCACGCTGAATGTTCCGGGTATCGTTGGCCTTGGCGCGGCTTGCGAGATCGCCGGGCAAGAGATGGAGGCCGAGGCGAAGCGCGAGCAGGAGTTGCGCGACTACATGAAGGCCAAGTTTGAGAAGGCGTTGGACTACGTTCATGTGAACGGCAACATGGCGCATCATCTGCCGGGCAACCTGAATATGAGCTTCGTCTATGTTGAGGGCGAGAGCCTTCTGATGGGAATCAACGATATTGCGGTTTCTTCAGGCTCTGCTTGCACCTCGGCGACGCTTGAGCCATCTTATGTATTGAAGGCTTTGGGTCTGGGCGACGATGTGGCGCACAGCTCGATCCGGTTCGGTCTTGGGCGCTTCAACACGAAGGCTGAGGTCGATTATGTTTCGGACAAGGTCATCGACGTGGTTTCGAAGCTGAGAGAGCTTTCGCCTTTGTATGAGATGGTGAAGGAAGGTATTGATCTCACCAAGATTGAATGGGCTGCTCATTAG
- the hscA gene encoding Fe-S protein assembly chaperone HscA — protein sequence MAEERVVGIGRVVGIDLGTTNSLVAYMEDGAPVVIPGEDGERLVPSVVAWTDSGVMVGNAARGTLMADSASAVYSAKRLMGRDIEDVQGELKLFPFKLAEGLRPGEVLKVSVAGLMLTPPEISAYVLQQLKKNAERFFGGPVTKAVITVPAYFNDAQRQATKDAGRIAGLEVLRLVNEPTAAALAYGLDKKTAESANGDDRLIAVYDFGGGTFDVSILKLHEGIFEVVATGGDTHLGGDDIDSLMIAIALDDIAGDLGVDVRGNGEAVQAVRKAVIEAKILLSSAKNATLNVELPPVDGKPAKRYQRQISREQFEGLIADVIARTAGPCRQALKDAGLNAAQIDEVVLVGGSTRIPAVRALVDDLFEMGARGKKPHTELNPDEVVALGAAVQAQILAGGAVSGSGLEDLLLLDVTPLSLGIEALGGVVAKIIQRNSTIPASATEHFTTGVDGQTNVAIHVVQGERELAKDCRSLARFDLKGIPPMVAGLPRIEVKFLIDANGILHVSAREQRSGKEAEVEVKPTYGLTDEQVETMILDSFDNAETDIQERQTIEAKNEAETILSAVKKGKSHAAWQMLTSVEIEKIEEQASFLEAAVQGRNYKDIRAGIERLDKATRRFAELMMDNAVSGAIEGKTMEAAGESMGEGPTAPHPFAKAQVSSSRSDADVEATKIEESVKDEATAGESTED from the coding sequence ATGGCGGAGGAGCGGGTTGTAGGGATCGGGCGTGTTGTCGGGATAGACCTGGGTACGACGAACTCCCTGGTGGCATATATGGAGGATGGTGCGCCGGTGGTGATCCCCGGCGAGGACGGTGAGCGCCTGGTGCCGTCGGTGGTGGCGTGGACCGATAGCGGGGTGATGGTGGGGAATGCGGCTCGGGGGACGTTGATGGCGGACTCGGCGAGCGCGGTGTACTCGGCTAAGCGGCTGATGGGCAGGGATATTGAGGATGTGCAGGGGGAGCTGAAGCTGTTTCCGTTCAAGCTGGCGGAGGGTTTGAGGCCGGGTGAGGTGCTGAAGGTGAGTGTGGCCGGGTTGATGCTGACGCCGCCGGAGATCTCGGCTTATGTGCTGCAGCAGCTGAAGAAGAATGCGGAGAGGTTTTTTGGCGGGCCGGTGACGAAGGCGGTGATTACGGTTCCGGCTTACTTCAATGATGCGCAGCGTCAGGCTACGAAGGATGCGGGACGGATTGCCGGGCTGGAGGTGCTGCGTCTGGTGAACGAGCCTACAGCTGCGGCGCTGGCTTATGGGCTGGATAAGAAAACTGCCGAGAGCGCCAATGGGGATGACCGGCTGATTGCGGTGTATGACTTTGGCGGCGGGACATTTGACGTTTCAATTTTGAAGCTGCATGAGGGGATCTTTGAGGTGGTGGCGACGGGTGGGGATACGCACCTGGGTGGGGACGATATCGACAGCCTGATGATTGCGATTGCGCTGGATGATATTGCCGGGGATCTGGGTGTGGATGTTCGCGGGAATGGTGAAGCGGTGCAGGCGGTGCGCAAGGCTGTGATCGAGGCGAAGATTCTGCTTTCGAGTGCGAAGAATGCGACGTTGAATGTTGAGCTGCCGCCGGTCGATGGGAAGCCCGCGAAGAGGTATCAGCGGCAGATCTCGCGAGAGCAGTTTGAAGGCTTGATTGCCGACGTGATTGCGCGGACAGCTGGACCTTGCAGGCAGGCTTTGAAAGACGCTGGGTTGAACGCGGCGCAGATCGATGAGGTGGTGCTGGTGGGCGGGTCGACGCGAATTCCTGCGGTGCGGGCGCTGGTGGATGATTTGTTTGAGATGGGTGCTCGTGGGAAGAAGCCGCATACGGAGTTGAATCCGGATGAGGTGGTGGCGCTGGGGGCCGCGGTGCAGGCGCAGATTCTTGCTGGTGGGGCTGTGTCGGGATCGGGGCTTGAGGATCTGTTGCTGCTGGATGTGACTCCGTTGTCGCTGGGGATTGAGGCGCTGGGTGGCGTGGTGGCAAAGATTATTCAACGGAACTCGACGATTCCGGCGAGTGCGACGGAGCACTTTACGACGGGCGTGGATGGACAGACGAATGTTGCGATCCACGTGGTGCAGGGAGAGCGGGAGTTGGCGAAGGATTGCCGGTCGCTGGCGCGCTTTGATCTGAAGGGGATTCCGCCGATGGTGGCGGGGCTGCCGCGCATCGAGGTGAAGTTTCTGATCGATGCGAACGGGATTCTGCACGTGAGTGCGCGGGAGCAGAGAAGCGGCAAGGAGGCTGAGGTCGAGGTGAAGCCGACGTATGGGCTTACAGATGAGCAGGTAGAGACGATGATTCTGGACTCGTTCGATAACGCCGAGACAGATATTCAGGAGCGGCAGACGATCGAGGCGAAGAATGAGGCTGAGACGATTCTAAGTGCGGTGAAGAAGGGCAAGAGCCATGCTGCGTGGCAGATGTTGACGAGTGTGGAGATAGAGAAGATTGAGGAACAGGCGTCGTTTTTAGAGGCGGCTGTGCAGGGCAGAAACTATAAAGACATTCGAGCGGGAATCGAGCGGCTGGATAAGGCGACGCGGAGGTTTGCGGAGTTGATGATGGATAACGCGGTGTCGGGCGCGATTGAGGGCAAGACGATGGAGGCGGCGGGTGAGAGCATGGGAGAAGGACCGACGGCTCCTCACCCCTTTGCGAAGGCGCAGGTGAGCAGTTCGCGTTCGGACGCGGATGTTGAGGCGACAAAGATTGAGGAATCAGTTAAGGATGAGGCTACGGCCGGAGAGTCGACGGAAGACTGA
- the hscB gene encoding Fe-S protein assembly co-chaperone HscB, whose protein sequence is MSHQDYFSFFDLPRKLTLDVVALEKQFYVLSRKLHPDRFASKPVAEQEAALAQSSLLNDAYRTLKDPIARTQYLLGLEGVELEEQSKTATDAARASGEQKKQIVPPELLEEVFELNMQLQEMRAANQMGEDEPELRRDLMTAKDSFDAKMVETQAELEGLWSAWDAGVDAGDEGAKLRAKDAMVVLLNKRSYLRNLVRDVNEALDM, encoded by the coding sequence ATGAGCCATCAGGATTATTTCTCCTTTTTTGATCTGCCGCGGAAGCTGACGCTGGATGTGGTGGCGTTGGAGAAGCAGTTTTATGTGCTCAGCCGGAAGCTGCATCCGGATCGCTTCGCTTCGAAGCCGGTGGCGGAGCAGGAGGCGGCACTGGCGCAGAGTTCGCTGCTGAATGATGCCTACCGGACTCTGAAGGATCCGATTGCGCGGACGCAATACCTGCTTGGGCTTGAAGGAGTTGAGCTGGAAGAGCAGTCGAAGACGGCGACCGATGCGGCGCGGGCTTCGGGTGAACAGAAGAAGCAGATTGTGCCTCCGGAGCTGCTGGAGGAGGTCTTTGAGCTGAACATGCAGCTGCAGGAGATGCGCGCGGCCAACCAGATGGGTGAGGATGAGCCGGAGCTGCGGCGCGACCTGATGACGGCGAAGGACAGTTTCGACGCGAAGATGGTGGAGACGCAGGCGGAGTTGGAGGGGCTGTGGTCGGCCTGGGACGCAGGTGTGGATGCCGGGGATGAGGGGGCGAAGCTTCGGGCGAAGGACGCCATGGTGGTGCTGCTGAACAAGCGGAGCTATCTGCGGAACCTGGTGCGGGATGTGAATGAGGCTTTGGATATGTAG
- a CDS encoding type II toxin-antitoxin system HicA family toxin: MNYRDLIKLIEQDGWYLHKTTGSHQQFKHPTKPGRTTVAGKGGKDVPEGTLKSILRQAGLK, translated from the coding sequence ATGAACTATCGAGATCTCATCAAACTCATTGAGCAGGACGGCTGGTATCTTCACAAAACGACCGGCAGCCATCAGCAATTCAAGCATCCCACGAAGCCGGGCCGGACCACGGTCGCAGGCAAAGGCGGGAAAGACGTTCCAGAGGGCACGCTGAAGAGTATTCTTCGGCAGGCAGGTCTAAAATAG
- the iscU gene encoding Fe-S cluster assembly scaffold IscU, translating into MAYSDKVVDHYNNPRNVGTLDKGAAEVGTGLVGAPECGDVMRLQIRVNPETNVIEDAKFKTFGCGSAIASSSLATEWVKGKTIDEALAITNTDIVKELALPPVKIHCSVLAEDAIRAAIGDWKKKNNVAETASVAVAH; encoded by the coding sequence ATGGCATATAGCGATAAGGTCGTAGACCACTACAACAATCCACGAAACGTTGGCACGCTGGACAAGGGCGCGGCCGAGGTTGGGACTGGGCTTGTAGGCGCGCCGGAGTGCGGCGACGTGATGCGGCTGCAGATCCGCGTGAATCCCGAAACGAACGTGATTGAAGATGCCAAGTTCAAAACCTTCGGCTGCGGGTCGGCGATTGCTTCTTCTTCGCTGGCGACGGAGTGGGTGAAGGGCAAGACGATCGACGAGGCATTGGCGATCACGAACACAGACATTGTGAAGGAGCTTGCGCTTCCTCCGGTGAAGATTCACTGCTCGGTGCTCGCGGAAGACGCGATTCGTGCGGCGATCGGCGATTGGAAGAAGAAGAACAACGTTGCCGAGACGGCGTCGGTTGCTGTTGCTCACTAG
- a CDS encoding HesB/IscA family protein, whose protein sequence is MAMVTLQTAAEMEAAQQAAASGQAKNPLAGMNVLTAQGQEAGQKGIQITEKALKRIRVAMAKEGVSPEQGGLRVGIQGGGCSGLSYNIRFDTQPRERDRVYAFGEGLATAGDPTDGKAIRIFVDPKSFIYLHGMVLDFEETLMRQGFNFINPNSTKSCGCGSSFTA, encoded by the coding sequence ATGGCGATGGTGACTCTACAAACCGCGGCGGAGATGGAGGCGGCCCAGCAGGCTGCAGCCTCAGGCCAGGCGAAGAATCCTCTGGCGGGGATGAACGTGCTGACGGCGCAGGGGCAGGAGGCGGGCCAGAAGGGCATTCAGATTACCGAGAAGGCGCTGAAGCGGATTCGTGTCGCGATGGCCAAGGAAGGCGTTTCGCCGGAGCAGGGTGGACTGCGGGTGGGGATTCAGGGTGGCGGCTGCTCGGGTCTGAGCTACAACATTCGCTTCGATACGCAGCCTCGGGAGCGGGATCGCGTCTATGCGTTTGGCGAGGGGCTGGCTACGGCCGGCGATCCGACCGACGGGAAGGCGATACGGATCTTCGTCGATCCGAAGAGCTTTATTTATCTGCATGGCATGGTGCTCGACTTTGAAGAGACGCTGATGCGGCAGGGGTTCAACTTCATCAATCCGAATTCGACCAAGAGCTGTGGCTGCGGGTCGAGTTTTACGGCGTAG
- a CDS encoding DinB family protein, which translates to MELNPYAKNLDGNDPIPVLASTSKRLHTLTTGLTYAQLTTPPAPGKWSITNIVTHLADTELVFSFRLRQTLAPALDQPHHIIQPFDQDAWAQRYAVYPLEPALALFDAIRNWNLLFLATVSDDDRHRPATHPERGTMTLWTIVETMAGHDLNHLQQLERLAQIGL; encoded by the coding sequence ATGGAATTAAACCCCTACGCCAAAAACCTCGACGGCAACGACCCCATTCCCGTCCTCGCCAGCACCTCCAAGCGCCTCCACACCCTCACCACCGGCCTTACCTACGCCCAACTGACCACCCCACCCGCCCCAGGCAAGTGGAGCATCACAAACATCGTCACCCACCTCGCCGACACCGAACTCGTCTTCTCCTTCCGCCTCCGTCAGACTCTTGCCCCCGCGCTCGACCAGCCCCACCACATCATCCAGCCCTTCGACCAGGACGCCTGGGCTCAGCGCTACGCCGTCTACCCTCTCGAACCCGCGCTCGCTCTCTTCGACGCCATCCGCAACTGGAACCTCCTCTTTCTCGCCACCGTCTCCGACGACGACCGCCACCGCCCCGCAACTCACCCCGAGCGAGGCACCATGACCCTCTGGACCATCGTCGAAACCATGGCCGGCCACGACCTCAACCACCTCCAGCAACTCGAGCGCCTCGCTCAAATAGGCCTCTAA
- a CDS encoding type II toxin-antitoxin system HicB family antitoxin, with product MREYTVIYERAKDGGWGAYVPDLPGLGVVGDSREEAHRLIVEGIAIHIAGLIEDGLPVPEAASYAELVTVPAA from the coding sequence ATGCGCGAATATACCGTCATCTACGAGCGTGCAAAGGATGGTGGGTGGGGAGCCTATGTGCCCGACCTCCCGGGTCTCGGTGTCGTTGGCGACAGCCGCGAGGAGGCACACCGGCTGATCGTTGAGGGAATCGCGATCCATATTGCGGGATTGATCGAAGATGGACTGCCTGTTCCAGAGGCTGCGTCGTATGCGGAACTCGTCACTGTTCCTGCCGCATGA
- a CDS encoding RrF2 family transcriptional regulator, translating to MLRLTKKADYGLMALKYLAEQTDGSAHSAKDIAEAYHIPPQLLAKILQTLAKAGLLVSHAGTNGGYALSRSATEMTAFEVIRAIDGPLFITSCITIHGTCDLAGHCTIKEPLRKVNDSIKDLLNGIRIADLIEAGDTEQAGPGAPVGGGLVSIAV from the coding sequence ATGCTGCGTCTGACCAAAAAAGCCGATTATGGTCTGATGGCTCTGAAGTATCTGGCAGAGCAGACGGACGGCAGCGCGCACAGCGCCAAGGATATTGCAGAGGCGTATCACATTCCACCGCAGTTGCTGGCGAAGATTCTACAGACTTTAGCGAAGGCTGGACTGCTCGTTTCGCACGCTGGGACCAATGGGGGCTATGCGCTCTCTCGCAGTGCGACGGAAATGACGGCCTTTGAGGTGATTCGGGCGATCGACGGGCCGCTTTTTATTACTAGCTGCATTACGATTCACGGAACTTGCGACCTTGCCGGGCATTGCACCATCAAAGAACCACTGCGCAAGGTCAACGACAGCATTAAGGATTTGTTGAACGGGATCCGTATTGCGGACTTGATCGAGGCCGGGGATACGGAGCAGGCTGGACCGGGAGCGCCGGTGGGCGGTGGTCTGGTAAGTATTGCGGTTTAG